A stretch of Chitinophaga caeni DNA encodes these proteins:
- a CDS encoding helix-turn-helix domain-containing protein, which produces METTGATRRPDTSGLKYKGFKIHEVSGDERPSQPHARRDYYKIVLVTAGNTLITYGDNTVAMKGTYLFFSNPRVAHRVEDLEKGRRGYACLFSEDFINSREGKNALRDSPLTRVEDSPVIALNEAQASFMKSLFVKMLEVYRDGFPACMPLVKTCIELILQDASRIQPSQQLTGRQYGTSRISAMFLELLAKQFPVEHPGEPLLLRSAHDYAKALSVHVNYLNRSVKSSTGKSTSAHISGRIISEAKALLRHTNWNVADIAYSLGFEYPTYFNNYFKRATGQTPHVFRKQKV; this is translated from the coding sequence ATGGAGACTACAGGGGCTACCAGGAGACCGGATACATCAGGTTTAAAGTATAAAGGCTTTAAAATTCATGAAGTATCGGGCGATGAAAGGCCATCACAGCCGCATGCCAGGCGGGATTATTATAAGATCGTACTTGTAACCGCCGGAAATACCTTGATTACCTATGGCGACAACACCGTTGCAATGAAAGGTACTTACCTGTTCTTTTCCAATCCGCGGGTTGCACACCGGGTCGAAGATCTGGAAAAGGGTAGGAGGGGTTATGCATGTTTATTTTCTGAAGATTTTATTAACAGCCGGGAAGGTAAAAATGCTTTGCGCGATTCCCCCTTGACCAGGGTGGAAGATAGTCCCGTCATTGCATTAAATGAAGCGCAGGCAAGTTTTATGAAGAGCCTCTTCGTGAAGATGCTGGAAGTGTACCGGGATGGTTTTCCTGCCTGTATGCCCCTTGTCAAAACCTGTATAGAATTAATACTGCAAGATGCATCTAGGATTCAACCTTCGCAACAGCTAACAGGACGCCAATATGGAACATCGCGAATCTCCGCGATGTTTTTAGAATTACTAGCGAAGCAATTTCCGGTCGAACATCCCGGTGAACCTTTATTATTGCGTTCTGCCCATGATTATGCGAAAGCCCTTTCAGTACATGTCAATTACCTGAACCGCTCGGTAAAATCCAGTACAGGAAAATCTACATCGGCCCATATATCCGGTCGCATCATCTCAGAAGCAAAGGCATTGCTCAGGCACACGAACTGGAATGTAGCGGATATTGCTTATAGCCTGGGTTTCGAATATCCCACCTATTTTAATAATTATTTTAAAAGAGCTACCGGGCAAACGCCACATGTTTTCAGAAAGCAAAAGGTTTGA
- a CDS encoding DNA-deoxyinosine glycosylase — MDSQEPFLKSSFAPIIGSQTHILILGSMPGDKSIELNEYYGHPRNRFWKILAWITNNKEPGNYAEKLSLLQLLRIGLWDVVHQATREGSLDSAIKDAIPNDLDHFFDHHKSIEVLAFNGQKAEKMFDKHFQRKPGLRYVSLPSSSPANATYNFEKISMIWKEGLMI, encoded by the coding sequence ATGGATTCACAAGAGCCGTTCCTCAAATCTTCTTTTGCCCCGATCATCGGATCACAAACGCACATCCTGATATTAGGTTCGATGCCGGGAGATAAATCGATCGAGTTGAATGAATATTACGGTCATCCTAGAAATAGATTTTGGAAAATTCTTGCCTGGATCACGAATAATAAGGAACCGGGGAATTATGCTGAAAAGTTGTCACTGTTACAGTTATTGCGCATTGGTCTTTGGGATGTCGTGCACCAGGCTACGCGCGAGGGTAGTTTAGATAGCGCCATTAAAGATGCTATACCGAATGATTTAGATCATTTTTTTGATCATCATAAGTCAATAGAAGTCTTGGCCTTTAACGGACAAAAAGCTGAAAAGATGTTCGACAAGCATTTTCAAAGAAAACCCGGTTTGCGTTATGTTTCATTGCCCAGCAGTAGCCCGGCAAATGCTACGTATAACTTCGAAAAGATCAGCATGATTTGGAAAGAAGGGTTGATGATTTGA
- a CDS encoding RNA polymerase sigma factor — protein sequence MSTNNSYNEKELLLRLEAGDKAAFDILYYYFEPKLRLFLYPFSNGDTGMVDIIIQDVFVKLWLKRQDLTGIEKLEYYLQRMAKNRLLDILKLRDIRDRHKKLYAAFQPGFANNAREQLQLKEYFNIARQGMEKMPERRRMIFAMNVLEGFSIDEIAKQMEVSRDVVKKQLQKAKAFLKEYMSKHGDLPGAICLAIVILSHN from the coding sequence TTGTCAACCAATAATTCATATAACGAAAAAGAGCTGCTTTTACGTTTAGAAGCCGGGGATAAGGCGGCATTCGATATACTTTACTACTATTTCGAACCGAAGTTGAGGTTATTTCTATACCCCTTTTCAAACGGCGATACCGGTATGGTTGACATCATTATTCAAGACGTGTTCGTAAAGCTTTGGTTGAAAAGGCAAGACCTTACCGGTATTGAAAAGCTGGAGTATTACCTGCAAAGAATGGCTAAAAACCGCCTGCTCGACATCCTCAAGCTACGCGACATCAGGGATCGACATAAAAAATTATACGCTGCCTTCCAACCCGGCTTCGCCAATAATGCCAGGGAACAATTACAACTAAAGGAATATTTTAACATCGCCCGGCAGGGAATGGAAAAAATGCCGGAGAGGCGCAGGATGATCTTCGCAATGAACGTCCTCGAAGGCTTCTCCATAGATGAGATTGCCAAGCAAATGGAAGTGTCCCGCGACGTTGTAAAAAAACAATTACAAAAAGCGAAAGCATTCCTAAAAGAATATATGTCCAAACATGGCGATTTGCCCGGAGCTATCTGCCTAGCCATCGTAATACTATCGCATAATTAA
- a CDS encoding FecR family protein: MIDKSIILNKYARNEVSPAEHEAFQSWLKTLPAGEIEALIDQYGEMVAGMESPGTAANPGLLAGIYREISKREAAATNIPIKRLTFRKWTWAAAIALLLIAGGIYVWKVNQPLPVPSELANNIKDIEPGTNGAILTLSDGSKLALDSIHSGTINLQGGAVAKISGDILIYENSGQASSYNTMSTPVGRQFQLSLPDGTKVWLNSASSIHYPTRFTGPERKVDITGEAYFEVARNAAQPFKVNVNNKATIQVLGTNFNVNAYDNEYTINTTLLQGAVRVLNSGQQSVVIKPGQQAKITNIASHQADQKGNIQVIAAANVDQAVAWKDGLFDFNGAELGEVMRQLERWYDIKVIYADGIPNVELAGKMTRGVSLQGLLIVLKELGVHCKLEGRTLTILP; encoded by the coding sequence ATGATCGATAAGTCTATTATATTAAATAAATACGCCAGGAACGAGGTCAGCCCGGCAGAACATGAAGCTTTCCAGTCATGGCTAAAAACGCTTCCTGCCGGGGAGATAGAAGCCTTGATAGATCAATACGGGGAAATGGTAGCCGGTATGGAATCGCCGGGTACTGCTGCAAACCCCGGTTTGTTAGCCGGCATTTACCGCGAGATCAGTAAGCGGGAAGCTGCCGCAACGAATATCCCTATCAAGCGGCTCACATTCCGCAAGTGGACATGGGCAGCAGCCATCGCTTTGCTACTCATCGCGGGCGGCATATATGTTTGGAAAGTAAATCAGCCGCTTCCCGTTCCATCGGAATTAGCAAATAATATAAAAGATATCGAACCGGGTACAAATGGGGCGATCCTCACCCTTTCGGATGGTTCGAAGCTAGCGTTGGATAGTATACATAGCGGGACCATCAACTTGCAAGGTGGCGCGGTAGCCAAAATTTCCGGCGATATTTTGATATATGAAAATAGTGGTCAAGCGAGCAGCTACAATACGATGAGTACCCCTGTCGGGCGGCAATTTCAACTTTCGTTGCCGGATGGCACCAAGGTTTGGCTCAACTCTGCCAGTTCCATACACTACCCAACCCGGTTTACCGGGCCGGAACGGAAGGTGGATATAACCGGGGAGGCTTACTTCGAAGTAGCGCGGAATGCGGCGCAACCCTTTAAGGTTAATGTAAACAATAAAGCTACTATACAGGTATTAGGAACGAATTTTAATGTGAATGCTTATGATAACGAATACACGATCAATACAACATTATTACAGGGCGCAGTCAGGGTATTAAATTCCGGGCAACAAAGCGTCGTCATCAAACCCGGTCAACAAGCTAAAATTACCAATATCGCTTCTCATCAAGCTGATCAAAAAGGTAATATCCAGGTTATAGCAGCGGCTAATGTAGATCAAGCGGTAGCATGGAAAGACGGATTATTCGACTTCAACGGGGCTGAACTAGGTGAAGTTATGCGGCAATTGGAGCGTTGGTACGATATCAAGGTGATCTATGCCGACGGTATCCCGAACGTGGAGCTGGCAGGCAAAATGACACGCGGGGTAAGCCTTCAAGGATTATTGATCGTATTAAAAGAACTCGGTGTGCATTGCAAACTGGAAGGCAGAACATTAACGATACTCCCATAA